The genome window ATTTAATCTACAAGTTGATTTACATACCGAAAATATAGAACTTACAAGACCTAGAATTATCACTTTAGTAATCTTTTTGGTGGTTGCATTGTCTTGGATTTTTAGTGGCAATATAGGTCCTATCATTACAAGTATTTTTGGACATAAAATAGCAAATCTTGATGCGATTATCGCTCTACTTGCAGCTGTTTTAGTATGTGCTTTTAAGGTGATTGATTGGAAAAATATACAAAAAAATACCGATTGGGGTGTATTAATGCTCTTTGGTGGAGGTATTACTCTAAGTGTGGTACTAAAAGATTCAGGTGCTAGCAAGGTTATGGCTGATACTATTATTTCATTTATAGAAAATGGACATTTATTTGTTATAGGCTTAATCGTAGCCTTTTTTATAGTATTTTTAACAGAATTTACCTCAAACACCGCTTCAGCAGCCTTGCTTGTACCTTTATTTATCTCTATAGCAGATACTTTAGGTGTTCCTGCTTTAGGACTTGCTTTAATCATCGCTATCGGTGCTTCTTGTGCTTTCATGCTACCAGTTGCTACACCACCAAATGCTATAGTTTTTGGTACAGGACATATTAAACAACAAGAAATGGTAAGAGTAGGAATTATACTAAATATATTCTGCTCAATTAGCCTTGCAATAATTGCTTATTTCTTCTGGTTATAATCTTTTAGTCCTTTTGGACTAAAAGATCTTTACATCTTAAAATATATTTTTTTACATTTTCGCTTTTATACAAAGCTTCTCTTATACATATACCTGCTAAATTTAAATCTTTTAAGTAGTTTATAGTTTGAGTATTTATGCCACCTATGGCATAAATGGGTATTTTTGAAACTTCTAATAAATCTTTTAAATTCTTTATACCTTTTGGAGCTAAATCAGTCTTACAAGAGCTTTTAAACACATGCCCAAAAAAAGCATGACTTACTTTAAGCTTATAAGCTAAATCTAATTCTTCTTTAGAATGGATGGAAGTACCCAAAAGCTCAAATTTTTTATAGCTTTGTGGGTAATTTTGTAAAACAAATAAAGGAGCATGAAAAAATTGATGATTTAATTTTAAACAAGCTTCATAATGATAATGCAAAAAGCAAATCTTTTGAGTTTTATTAAAAATTTTTAATACTTCTTTGGCTAATTTAGCATATTCTAACTCATCTAAATGTTTTTCTCTAAGTACCAAAGCATCAATACTACTTTGACTTAGTTTTTCAATAAAATTTAAAAAATCTCCTTGCGTATTTTGACTATCACTAATAGCAATAATTTTTTTATCCCACATAAATACTATCGCTCATTATAGCTTGCAAATTTGCATTTTTTAGCATAGCTAAAACCTCATCAACACTACGCATATCACTAATTTGAAACTGATCATCGCCTTTTTTATCGCCTTGATGCTCACCCACTCCCACGCTCACACCTGCACTCATTTTAGTAGCTCCAAGTTTAATAACTCCGTCTCTAAATTCTACTCTTTCACGCGTAGAAATCGTAATACTTGCAAAAGGCAAAAACAATCTATAAGCACATAAAACTTGCAAAAGTCTTGTTTCGCTTACATCTTTTGGATGAATTTTTTTATTATTAATAATAGGTCTTAGTCTAGGGATAGACAAAGCTATTTCGGCATGAGGGTATTTTTGCTGTAAAAAATACGCATGTAAAGCCGTGGCAAAAGCATCTTTTCTAAAATCATCTATACCAAGTAAAGCTCCAAAAGCAACCCCTCTCATACCCGCTTTTAACGCTCGCTCTTGTGCATGAAAACGATACTCAAATACACTTTTTTCACCTTCAATATGAATTTTAGAATAAGTTTTTTGATTATAAGTTTCTTGATAAACACTTACATATTCACAACCCTTTTCATGAAGCAGTGCATACTCATCTACATTCATAGGATAAACTTCAATCCCAACGACTTTAAAATACTCTTTTGCTATTTCACAAGCTTTGGCAAGATATTCTACGCTAGCATATTCCCTGCCCTCGCCTGTTAAGAGTAAAATTTCTTCCAAACCACTTTTTTTTAATTTCTTGCATTTCTTTGTAAATTTCAGCCTCATTTAGCTTAGCTCTTTTAATATTATTTCCTTTTTGAAATCCACAATAAGTACATTTACTATCGCAAAAATTAGAAAGATATAAAGGTGTAAAAAGCAAAATGGAATTTCCAAAATATTTTTTAGTAATCTTGCTTGATTTTTGTGCTAAATCTTCTATGAAATCTTCTGCTGCACCTGAAAGCAAGGCTTTTAAATCTTCTATGTTAAGATAATCTTTAGCTAAAGCTTGTTTTACATCAAAAGCGCTAAATTTACTTTCATCAAAATTTTCAACTTCTTTTAAAACCTTAGTTAAAATCTCACTTTCAATACTTTGCATATGAGGATATTTTTGCATTTTAATCTCTTAAAAAACCACTCAAAGGCGAGCTTGCACTTGGCAAGCTTTCATTTGCTATGCCTGCTAAATACGCATTATATCCTGCATCTATAGCCAAAGCAAAAGCCTTTGCCATTTTTGCTACATCTTTAGCTTGGGCTATGGCAGTATTTGCCATCACTGCACTTACTCCCATTTGCATAGCTTCGCAAGCTTGTGCAGGATTTCCTATACCTGCATCTACTATAATAGGCAAGCTAATTTCATTAAGTAAAATTTGTATAAATTCTTTAGTTTTTAAGCCTTTATTGCTTCCTATAGGAGCTCCAAGAGGCATTATAGCAGCAGCTCCTGCACTTGCCATAGCACGCGCTGCGTATAAATCAGGGTACATACAAACTAAAGGTGTAAAACCCTCATTTGCTAAAAGTTCAACTGCTTTTATACTTTCATAATTATCCGGTAATAAATATTTACTATCGCTAATTACTTCAACCTTAATCATATCTCCACAGCCAAGCTCTTTTGCAAGTCTTGCTATACGCAATGCTTCATTAGCATTTCTTGCACCTGAAGTATTTGGTAAAAGCTTAATATGCCTTGGGATAAAATCAAGTATATTTTCTATGCCTTTATCATTTACCCTACGCAAAGCTAAGGTAATAATCTCAACTTTTGCTTCTTCAATGGCTGATTTTATAAGCTCAAAAGAAAATTTCCCAGAACCTAAAATAAACCTAGAATTAAACTCATATTTTCCTATTTTTAATTTTTCCATTACTCACTTGCTAAAAGTTCTAAAACTAAATTTGCTTGATGTCCTGCGCAAATATTTACACGTGGTGCCATAAGTCCATTGCCTACTTTTGCCTCATTTTTTAAATCACCACAAACATAAAAGTTTTTTGCGATTTTTCTTGTTTGTATGCTGTTGCTATCGCCATATCCTGCTAAACCAGAAGCACAAATTAATGTTTTTTGAGGATAGTATTGGTGAAAATTTTGCGCCAAAAGGGCTTTGTATTTTGCACTATCAAAGGCCTCACAAACTATATCATCATTTGTAAAAAGTTCGGCTATATTTTCTTTTTCTATTTTTAAAACTTGTGCAAATACTTCTATAAAAGGATTAATTTTAGCGATTTGATCTTTTAAAGCTTCAGCCTTAAATTTACCTAAATCTTCCACCATATAAGCTTGGCGATTAAGGTTACTTGGCTCAACTACATCAAAATCAATCAAATGAAGCCTACCAACCCCACTTCTTGCTAAATTTATAGCTATATGCGAACCAAGTCCACCAAGCCCACACACTGCTACACTTGCCTTTTTAAGTTTATTATGAAGCTTTGGAGTGTGTCTTGCCCTCATCATCGCATCAAGAGCTTCATATGGTGGTAAAGTATTTTTTTCTATACAAAAAAGCTCATCATTTTCTTTTAACTCCAAACTTTCTTTTGTCGCAAAACCATTGATTATCCATACATCATTTTCATTTTTACTCACACTTTGAAAAAAATCCAAAGTATTTTTAAAATGCGTGTCTATCACACTACCATTAAATTTAATTCTCATCAACCACCACC of Campylobacter lari contains these proteins:
- a CDS encoding thiamine phosphate synthase, which translates into the protein MWDKKIIAISDSQNTQGDFLNFIEKLSQSSIDALVLREKHLDELEYAKLAKEVLKIFNKTQKICFLHYHYEACLKLNHQFFHAPLFVLQNYPQSYKKFELLGTSIHSKEELDLAYKLKVSHAFFGHVFKSSCKTDLAPKGIKNLKDLLEVSKIPIYAIGGINTQTINYLKDLNLAGICIREALYKSENVKKYILRCKDLLVQKD
- a CDS encoding thiazole synthase; the protein is MEKLKIGKYEFNSRFILGSGKFSFELIKSAIEEAKVEIITLALRRVNDKGIENILDFIPRHIKLLPNTSGARNANEALRIARLAKELGCGDMIKVEVISDSKYLLPDNYESIKAVELLANEGFTPLVCMYPDLYAARAMASAGAAAIMPLGAPIGSNKGLKTKEFIQILLNEISLPIIVDAGIGNPAQACEAMQMGVSAVMANTAIAQAKDVAKMAKAFALAIDAGYNAYLAGIANESLPSASSPLSGFLRD
- the thiF gene encoding thiamine biosynthesis protein ThiF, with product MMRIKFNGSVIDTHFKNTLDFFQSVSKNENDVWIINGFATKESLELKENDELFCIEKNTLPPYEALDAMMRARHTPKLHNKLKKASVAVCGLGGLGSHIAINLARSGVGRLHLIDFDVVEPSNLNRQAYMVEDLGKFKAEALKDQIAKINPFIEVFAQVLKIEKENIAELFTNDDIVCEAFDSAKYKALLAQNFHQYYPQKTLICASGLAGYGDSNSIQTRKIAKNFYVCGDLKNEAKVGNGLMAPRVNICAGHQANLVLELLASE